CCGGGGCGAGCGTATACTGGGGTATGTACGCGATGTCGGCTCGTTCCCACCCGAAAGGCGTCATGGCCAAAGCTCCACCGCCCCCGGCCGAACCGACGGTCACGTTCTGGGGGGCCGCGCGAACCGTAACCGGTTCGATGCACCAACTCACGACCGGTAACAAAACGATCCTGCTCGATTGCGGACTGTTCCAGGGCAAGCGGTCTGAGAGCTACCTTCGTAATCGCGACTTCCCGTTTCGCACGCGCGACATCGACGCGGTGATCCTCAGCCACGCGCACGTGGACCATTGCGGCAACCTGCCGAATCTTGTGCGTCGGGGGTTCGCCGGGCCGATTTACTGCACGCCGGCCACTCGTGCGCTCGCCGCGGTCATGCTCGGCGACGCCGCCAAGATTCAGGAAGAGGACGCGAACTACCTGAACCACAAGCGCGCGCGGCACGAGCCAAAGATCACCCCGCTGTTCGACGCACGCGACGTGTTCCGCACGCTGACCAAGATGCAGGCGGTGCGGTACGGCGAGCGGTTCACGCTGAGCAAGGGAATCGAAGTCACGTTCGCGGACGCCGGGCACTTGCTCGGTTCGGCCACGGTTCACCTGCGTCTCGACGGGCCGAACGGAGAACGGCGCGTCACGTTCACGGGCGATGTGGGCCGTCCGGGGCTGCCCATTCTGCGCGACCCGGAACCGATCCCCGCGTGCGACCTGCTCATCAGCGAGAGTACCTACGGCGGGCACACGCACGAACACGTGGACGAAACCGCAGACAAACTGGGCGAAGTGGTGCGCCGGACGATCGAGCGCGGCGGGCGGGTCATCATCCCGGCGTTCGCGGTCGGCCGTACCCAGACGGTGGTGTACTTCCTGCACCAGCTCATTTCGAGCGGCAAACTGCCGCCCGTCCCGATATTCGTGGACAGCCCGATGGCGAACCGGGCCACCGAGGTGTTTCGCGCGCACACCGAGTGCTTCGACGAAGAAACGCTCGCGCTCCTCAACGTGCATCCGGACTTGTTCGGCGAGAAGCACGTGCGGTACGTCGAAACTGTAAATGAGAGCGTGAAGCTGAACCGGCGCGAGGGGCCGTGCGTGGTGATTTCGGCCAGCGGGATGTGCGAGGCCGGGCGCATTTTGCACCACCTGAAGCACGGACTCGGCGACCCGCGCAACACGATCCTCATCGCCGGCTACCAGGCCGCGGACACGCTCGGTCGGCGCTTGGTCGAGAAGCGCCCAGAGGTCCGCGTGCTGGGGCGCCCGTGCCCGGTGAAGGCCGAAGTCGTGGTGCTAAACGGGCTATCCAGCCACGCCGACCACGGCGACATGCTGCGGATGCTCGGTCCGCTGGCCTCTACCACGTCGCGCGTGCGCCTCGTTCACGGGGAACCGGAACGGGCAACGAAACTGGTGGACGGACTCAAGGAAATTGGGTTCGCCGACGTCAGCATCCCGGATCGGGGCGAGACGGTGGTGGTGTGAGGTGAGTAAGGGAGATTGGCCACAAAAAAGCACAACAAGCACAAAAAGAAGGCAACTCAGCTACGGATGAATACAGATAACGCGGATCAGGAGTTCGTTAAATTCAATGCTTCGTGTTGAATTTGATTAGGTGTTATCCGCTCGCGCTTTTGTAGCGTGTTGCTCTATCCGTGTTATCTGCGTTATCCGCGTCATCTGCGGTTCTTTTCATTCTTCCAGCTCTTTCACTTCGTCTCGGCAGTTCGGCATTTCGATGCGGCAGCAGCCGAGGTTCAGCGCGTCCTTCGGGATGCCTGCGTTCACCGCGTCTTCCAGCACACCGGGGCGCAGCGAGTACAACACGAACCGGCCCTGCTTCTTCCCGCGAATCAGGCCCGCGTTCCGCAGCACACCTAGGTGGTGCGAGACGTTCACGACGTTCTTCAGCCGGAGCATGTCCGCGATCGCGGTCACGTTCTGCGGGCCGTCGGCCAGGAAGCGGACGATTTTCAACCGCTCCGGCGCGGCCAGTGCAGAGAGTAACCGCGCGCAGCGCTGCGGTTCGAGCGGATCTTTGGCCACGAGCGGCACACCTCCGGCGGGACGCGAGAAGCACACACCGGATTTTACATCATTTATGCGATTCGGCGAAGGTCAGCCCGTTATCGCTTTTCGGCCACACGGAACAACTCCACCGTACCATCGGACGTACCCTTCGCCATGTACCGGCCATCCGGGGTGAAGGCCAGGCGCGTCGCGGGGCTACCGGTAATTTCCCACTCGCGGAACTGCGTACCGGTGCGGAAACTCCAGTTGCGCACGCGGAGGTCGTCGCCGACGCTAACGAGCGTATCCGCTTCTCGCGAAATCACTAGTGCGCGAACCGCTCCGACGTGGCCCTTCAGTTCGGCCCGCACGCTCGGTTTGATTGCGGTCAAATCCCAGAGCCGAATCAGCCCGTCCTGGCTCGCGGTCGCCAGCGTTTTGCCGTCGGGCGAGTAGGTCAGTGCGTTGACTTCGCCCCCGTGCGATAACGTGGCCCGTTCCGTCGAACGAATTCGGCTCAGAGTCCACAGCCGGATGGTCGCGTCGCGTGACGCGGTCGCTGCCCCCATCCCATCGGGTGAAAACGCGACCGCCCGGACCGGTTGAGTGTGGCCCAACAGCAGCGCGCGAGCTTCACTCGTTGACCCGCGTGCCGGTTCCCAGATGCGCAGTGTGCGGTCTTCGCCCGCCCCTGCGACTTGCTTGCCGTCAGGCGAAAAACTCAGCGCGTCAACGGCCCCGCGTGCGCCGCGGAGCGTCCCGGCTTCCTGCGGGGCCTTATCGGACACGTCGTAGAGCCAAACGAAGCCGTTCAACGACCCGGAACCGACCGCCAGCGTGCGGCTGTTCGGCGCGAACGTGAGTGCGTGGAGCTTGTCGCCGGATTTCTGTAAGGCGGAACGCTCGCTGGGCTTACTACTAGCGATGTCCCAGATGCGGGCGGTCCCGTCGCTACTCGCCGACGCCAGCAAGCACCGGTCGGGCGAGAACGCGAGGGAAATGATTTCGGCGGTGTGCCCCTTCAGGCGCGCGATCTGCTTGGCGGGGGTGGAGATCAGTGCTGCTTTGTTGGTTAAAGTTTGTGCGTCCACGCGATCGGTCCCCGGCGGGTCTGGTTCCAAGTACGAGAACTCTAATACACAACCCGCCGGGACGCGTGCGTGCGCTCGAAACATCGCCCGGCGGCAGCATTTAGCCGAGGCGCGACGCGGCCCGAAAGTGATACTCTGATACTGGACCCTTCGGCGCGAAGTTCCCGTAATTTGGTGCCGGGGCATGAAGTTTTGCGCTGCCAACGTGATCGCCTACGAACGGAGTTCCCATGACGCACGATGTGTTCGGCAAGCTGCGGTTCCGGGACGCCGACGAGTCGTGGGCCGGGTCCGCAGCGCTCCCGCGGTTCGCGACCATTGGCGTGATGCCGGAACCGGCGCCGCTGACCGAAGAAGAAGCCGTGCGAATGGCGGCCGACATGAACGCGGCCCTGGAGAACATCAAGGCCCAAATGCGCGAGCGGTTCGGCGATCAGGCTGATAAGGCGTTCGCGGAGATCGATCGCGAGGCGGAAGAAGAGGCCGAAGCGGAAGCGACCGAGGAGCCGGACCCGCGGGACGCGGAGCGCGAACAGCGGCGCGCCGCCCGGCGCGAACGGCGCGCGGCGCTACTGGCGAAGGGGCGGTTCCCGTTCCGAATCGCCGGGCCGAGCGGGATCGAGCCGTCGCCGAAACAGGAGGCCGCGTTCCGGTTCCTAGTGGAGAACGAATCAGCCGTTTTCGAGGCCGTGTGCGAGCAGGTGTGGCAATCGTTCCGCAGCGCGTTCGAGCAGGAAGAGTGGCGATTGGTCGCGGGCGTAAAGCCCGCTGCGAACCTCGCAGAACTGCAGGGGCGGTTCGCGGTTCCGCGTGTCGACATCACGTATGAGGCCCGCGGCGGCTTCGCGCACCTCGCGTTCCTGATCGAGTCCGACTGGCAGGACGAGCACGGCCTCGTGGTCGTGTACTCACCAGACGAACGGTCCGCGC
This region of Gemmata massiliana genomic DNA includes:
- a CDS encoding MBL fold metallo-hydrolase, with translation MSARSHPKGVMAKAPPPPAEPTVTFWGAARTVTGSMHQLTTGNKTILLDCGLFQGKRSESYLRNRDFPFRTRDIDAVILSHAHVDHCGNLPNLVRRGFAGPIYCTPATRALAAVMLGDAAKIQEEDANYLNHKRARHEPKITPLFDARDVFRTLTKMQAVRYGERFTLSKGIEVTFADAGHLLGSATVHLRLDGPNGERRVTFTGDVGRPGLPILRDPEPIPACDLLISESTYGGHTHEHVDETADKLGEVVRRTIERGGRVIIPAFAVGRTQTVVYFLHQLISSGKLPPVPIFVDSPMANRATEVFRAHTECFDEETLALLNVHPDLFGEKHVRYVETVNESVKLNRREGPCVVISASGMCEAGRILHHLKHGLGDPRNTILIAGYQAADTLGRRLVEKRPEVRVLGRPCPVKAEVVVLNGLSSHADHGDMLRMLGPLASTTSRVRLVHGEPERATKLVDGLKEIGFADVSIPDRGETVVV
- a CDS encoding ArsR/SmtB family transcription factor → MAKDPLEPQRCARLLSALAAPERLKIVRFLADGPQNVTAIADMLRLKNVVNVSHHLGVLRNAGLIRGKKQGRFVLYSLRPGVLEDAVNAGIPKDALNLGCCRIEMPNCRDEVKELEE
- a CDS encoding WD40 repeat domain-containing protein, with product MDAQTLTNKAALISTPAKQIARLKGHTAEIISLAFSPDRCLLASASSDGTARIWDIASSKPSERSALQKSGDKLHALTFAPNSRTLAVGSGSLNGFVWLYDVSDKAPQEAGTLRGARGAVDALSFSPDGKQVAGAGEDRTLRIWEPARGSTSEARALLLGHTQPVRAVAFSPDGMGAATASRDATIRLWTLSRIRSTERATLSHGGEVNALTYSPDGKTLATASQDGLIRLWDLTAIKPSVRAELKGHVGAVRALVISREADTLVSVGDDLRVRNWSFRTGTQFREWEITGSPATRLAFTPDGRYMAKGTSDGTVELFRVAEKR
- a CDS encoding DUF6985 domain-containing protein — protein: MTHDVFGKLRFRDADESWAGSAALPRFATIGVMPEPAPLTEEEAVRMAADMNAALENIKAQMRERFGDQADKAFAEIDREAEEEAEAEATEEPDPRDAEREQRRAARRERRAALLAKGRFPFRIAGPSGIEPSPKQEAAFRFLVENESAVFEAVCEQVWQSFRSAFEQEEWRLVAGVKPAANLAELQGRFAVPRVDITYEARGGFAHLAFLIESDWQDEHGLVVVYSPDERSAHWTSWEGLYDLLESDEPESDADEYVPTPHDLLLEAILTGDEERARELEAAGAKINELGPDEYPPLWISVDQIEVEEVRRLLAYGADPTLSNPDERSTPLRHAKRMYRDMGFSPSKNQDQLLNDMFAMIRETAGDKFNDLKVRLEEIIHLLEAAQV